From Zingiber officinale cultivar Zhangliang chromosome 5B, Zo_v1.1, whole genome shotgun sequence, the proteins below share one genomic window:
- the LOC121987829 gene encoding signaling peptide TAXIMIN 1-like — MCCDCDCECRPLGWLLGLPFAFLSLLLSIVGVLIWIVGLLLSCICPCCLCVTILVEFAIELIKAPLHVMRWFTSQIPC, encoded by the exons ATGTGCTGCGACTGCGACTGCGAGTGCCGGCCGCTGGGTTGGCTGCTCGGCCTCCCCTTCGCCTtcctctccctcctcctctccatcgTCGGCGTCCTCATCTGGATCGTCGG GTTGCTGCTCTCGTGCATCTGCCCCTGCTGCCTCTGCGTCACCATCCTGGTGGAATTCGCAATCGAACTCATCAAGGCACCTCTCCATGTCATGAGGTGGTTCACCTCCCAGATCCCTTGCTAG